The following nucleotide sequence is from Alteromonas sp. V450.
GCAGTCACGTCTGTAGCGCTTAACTGAATTTTGTCTTGCTCCAACTGCGCTTTTATTTGCAAGCGCAGCCTTGAAAATAAAAAGTCTCGCTCTTTTATGTAAACCAAGCGGCTATCGCTCTTTCTTACGCAGTGGACAACCAGAGCCTGTTCACTCGTCTCTTTGAACATGGCCTCTAGTATTTGAGACTTCGGTTTCGCGTTGCCTTTGTCTGCAAAAAAGCCGTGCAGTGGAATAATATTCTGGGTACGAGAAAACGGGTAAAGATCGTCAGATGAATCACTTTGATATACGGTTTTTAGCCTATCTAATGTAAATCGATTCATAACGCAAAGCACAGCTAATGACGGCATATGTCTTACTGCAATTTCCCAAATGAAGCGGTGAGTTGAGCGTTGAATTCGTGCAATATCTCTTATTTTAAAATAAGCGGAGTTTTCCTCTACGATATGATCTACGTTAGAAACTACCTTTGCTTTTCGCGTGTCTTCGACAAGACAGAGCCTTAACACGCCAGTTTCGGCTTGATAATGGACAACCGTATACTTCTCAGCCTTTATCTTCAATTCAGGCACCGAAACGCGGATCTCTTTTTGCAAGTCGCTATATGGCGAAACCATTAACTTCATACCACTAGCACTCAAATCTACAACGCGGGCTTCCAGTGATGTTAGCAAGCCCACTTTGATAGACGCGGGCTTATCCATTAAATAGCGCGTTTCACTTCGTCTATCTAAATCCTCTTCCATCACATAATCTATTCGCCAGTTATCACCGCTTGCCCTTAGCACTTTAGACAGCGGTTTGAAGTCGCATTTTGCAGAGAGCGTTAAATTTGCAAGATAGCTTGAGACATCCTTGCAATACAAAACGTGTGAAACTTGCGATAAGTGCTCAAACTCTTTGCTTGCAATATCGTGAATAGCAAAAGCCTTTTGCTTATCTTCTCGAGTAACTGAGTCTAATCGACAATGGGTACAGATAAAATCGCCGCCCTTGGCCAGCAGATAAACCAAAGCATTGAGCTGCTTCAAGGCAAGGAGTTGTCTGTGCGTTGCCGTTATCTGAACATTGCCATTTTTCGTTTTAATGTTGCCATGAAATATGTAGGCTTCGTTATACTTACGCAACTCATCAACCAACGTCGCGAAGATCGGCTTGTCTTGCAAGCTAGCCAATAGCTTTTTAGCGTCATTGTGTTCAACGTTCGCCTTGGTAAAAAGTGCAATGAGTGGTTTAAGCGTATTCTTTTCTGGCGCGAGAAACACGGGCAACCATGGGCTATTTTCAAGGATACGATCGCGCTCTAATTCTTGCATAGCGCGTTCTATTTCCAAATCTCTCTGTAACGGTTGCTTGTATGACGTAAGCGTTATGTAGCGTTTTACCGTTTCTAAAAAGCCTTTATCAACATCATCTTGAAAGACAAATGACGTTTCGTACTTCCCTAAGTGCTTATTGTATTTTACTGACTCAAGTTCTAGCGTTATAAAAGTAGGCTCCTTAGTCAACCCTTTCACTTCTGGTACGGTAAAGGTAATAACGTCACCCGTTGATGCATTGGGCGGCCTCTTGGTCTCAAGCGCAAACCCACTATGCGACATAGAACTTATTGAACAGTGTCGACCTTTTTCAAATTCAGGGGAAGACAGCGTAAAGTTAGGACGAATAGCAATGTCATCACCAAAGTCGATATCCGTAAACGACTGACTTTCTACATTGAAGGCGTCAACTATTTTTTTGAACTGCTCTTTTTTAATTTGATTTTGATAAAAATCTGAGTTCATAACAGACTCAAAAACGCCAACCGTATAACGGTCTTGATAGAGCGAGGTTTCGTTTTTGAGAATTTGGGCGCCAACCTTATCTAGACGCATTTGCACGCCAAAGTGTTTGAACTTCATTACGGGGAATTGAGCGAAGGCTGAATTGTCAGCGGGGGCGTCCGTAAGCGATGTGAGCCTAACAACTTCTTCTTTAATTATTTTGCGGATATT
It contains:
- a CDS encoding PilZ domain-containing protein; translation: MSAGEEEAIIKQYQPLIRALIPYEQQNKLLEGINKFSKRLPSNIRKIIKEEVVRLTSLTDAPADNSAFAQFPVMKFKHFGVQMRLDKVGAQILKNETSLYQDRYTVGVFESVMNSDFYQNQIKKEQFKKIVDAFNVESQSFTDIDFGDDIAIRPNFTLSSPEFEKGRHCSISSMSHSGFALETKRPPNASTGDVITFTVPEVKGLTKEPTFITLELESVKYNKHLGKYETSFVFQDDVDKGFLETVKRYITLTSYKQPLQRDLEIERAMQELERDRILENSPWLPVFLAPEKNTLKPLIALFTKANVEHNDAKKLLASLQDKPIFATLVDELRKYNEAYIFHGNIKTKNGNVQITATHRQLLALKQLNALVYLLAKGGDFICTHCRLDSVTREDKQKAFAIHDIASKEFEHLSQVSHVLYCKDVSSYLANLTLSAKCDFKPLSKVLRASGDNWRIDYVMEEDLDRRSETRYLMDKPASIKVGLLTSLEARVVDLSASGMKLMVSPYSDLQKEIRVSVPELKIKAEKYTVVHYQAETGVLRLCLVEDTRKAKVVSNVDHIVEENSAYFKIRDIARIQRSTHRFIWEIAVRHMPSLAVLCVMNRFTLDRLKTVYQSDSSDDLYPFSRTQNIIPLHGFFADKGNAKPKSQILEAMFKETSEQALVVHCVRKSDSRLVYIKERDFLFSRLRLQIKAQLEQDKIQLSATDVTAIRCHGAITPLTKKRLAQLSKLDKAMYDKLETMQAGYTHCIFITNMSALHHDLVIDDLIAKLEKPIKEDEGVA